Genomic segment of Dromiciops gliroides isolate mDroGli1 chromosome 3, mDroGli1.pri, whole genome shotgun sequence:
TATTGTATGTTAAAGATTCTAATGAACCCAACAAATTTAATCTGAATCAGAGTCTTAGAAAAACTGTATAGAAGACAGCATAATAAAGTGATGTTAATTTAGAGATcattaaacactttataaacaaaAAGCCTTATAATTTGTCAACAAATTAAATGAATgataattatttttcccatttacaaatgaagaaaaagaggctAAGGAAGTAACTTTTCTAAATACACTATTTGtgttgcttagcatagtgcctactTAGAAAACGTTCATTGACTTATATTTGTAGTAGAATTTGAATGCCTAACTAGAAATTATCTATGCTATTTCAGGTCTaccatcatgaaaaaaaaatgttctttcatttgtactcatcattaaataaatatttcctcttttttaaacttgttttatAATTTCCCAGGTAGCAAGACATCATGGAAGAGTCTGGATATTTTTTCGATGAATTTGATAACTACACCTATTCCTTTTATCCCATTGAGTATTCTCAAGAAGATCTGGAATTGGAAGAGAAGGTTCATTTGGGAGCTGTGCAGTGGGTTTCCCTTGCCTTATATGGCCTAGCATTTGTCCTTGGGGTGCCAGGAAATGCCATTGTCATCTGGTTCACTGGATTTAAGTGGGGAAAGACAGTCACCACTCTCTGGTTCCTCAATCTGGCCATTGCAGATttcatctttgttctctttctgcctctttaCATGTCCTACGTGGCCATGAATTTCCATTGGCCCTTTGGCACCTGGCTATGTAAAGTCAACTCCTTCATTGCTCTGTTGAACATGTTTGCCAGTGTGTTCTTCCTAACAGTGATCAGCCTGGACCGTTACATTCATCTGATTCACCCTGTCTTCTCTCAACGTTACCGAACACTAAAGAACGCCCTTTTTGTCATTGGCATAGTCTGGCTGATGGCATTTATGGTTGGTGGCCCTGCCCTGTACTTCAGAGAAACTCTTGACCTCAACAACCATACCATCTGCTTCAACAATTTCCACCAGAATGATACCAGCGTTATTTTAATGAGGCACCATGTTCTGACCTGGATGAAATTTATTTTCGGTTACCTCCTTCCCCTACTCACCATGATCATTTGTTATTCACTTCTTGTCCTCCAGGTAAAGAGGAGAGCCACCCTGACCTCCAGCAAATATTTCTGGACAATACTAGCCGTGCTGTTGGCCTTTGTGATTTGTTGGACCCCCTTTCACCTCTTTAGCATTTGGGAGCTGTCAATTCACCACAGCAACCACTTCCACCATGTGCTTCAGGCGGGACTCCCCCTCTCCACTGGCTTGGCTTTTTTCAACAGCTGCCTGAACCCCCTTCTTTATGTCTTGATTAGTAAGAAGTTCCAGGTTGGTTTCCGGACTTCAGTTGCTGAACTCTTAAAGCATACCTTGAGGGACGTTAGCTGGTCAGGGACAATGAGTGAACAGTTAAAACACTCTGAGGCCAAAAACCTGTGCCTTCTAGAAATGGCTCAGTGAGGAGAGTTCCCAAAATTGAAGCTGAAACACATGtaaaccaaaataaaagaaacccAAACTGACTGTGAGGTAACACACACCACTAAGAAGCAATTGGTTTTTCTGATAAAATAAGCAAGGCAAGCAAATACTGGCTGATTAACAACTTTATCAGTAAGCCATTctcttatttgtgtgtgtgcgcgcacacgcgcgtgcacacacacacgcacgtgcAAATATGTCAGTCTCCTAACAGCAatatctttgaatcaaatctaattacAAGATACACAGTGGGCCATTTTTCTATCCGTTGACCAAGGCAGCCCGATTTAGTGTTGTCGCAGATGTGAGAAGAAGCTTGTTTAATTTGATTCTTGCTCATTATGCTACACTGACAAAGTCTCTGATGtggaagcatattattttcttagGATAACTTAAAAGATCTTGGGGCTTATTATTAAAGATAGATCCTTTCCAAGAACACTAAGGTATATGCTGcttctaacattcattttcatttttgctgaTAGCCTCACAAACATATTCACCATCTCACAAgtagataataaataaaaataaaatttataaaataaaattcttaattttatgTAGTTCATGCATTTTGCCAGAGGGTGTATCTTATATTCATTTAAAGTTTATTTCTGTAAATATAAATAGATCCGCAAAATTGGTATAATGTGTGTTCACATACATGTCCCACAGAGTTGACATCTAAACAGACAATAGACTTGGCCAAGAGATGGTGGGAAACATGTAGGATTTGGAGCCAAAAGACTTGGGATTGAATATTTACTTTGATCTCTACCACTTCCATGACACTGAACAAGCTACCTAACCATTGTagacctcagttccttatctttaaaataagaaatttggAATAGAAGATGAACTATaaggttccttcttttttttttttttttaagtaaggcaattggggttaagtgacttgcccagggtcacacagctagtaagtgttaaatgtctgaggccggatttgaactcaggtactcctgactccagggccagtgctgtatccactgtgccatctagctgccccataaggttccttctaactctgaaaccTATGATCCTAAAAGTTCATAAAATGAAGCTTTTGGTGGCACATTAATTTCATTCCACTATTTCTCCATattatgactttttttaaagttcaagcAATAATGTAGAAGATTCatcttaaataaaaacaattcaattcaaaaaagtAAGTGCCTGGTATATTCAGGGCAtcatgctaggtactggggacacaaagcaaaaaaaaaaaaaaaaatcattcctgccttcagggatcTCACATTCCACTGGAATGATACTTGTTTACGAGCAAATACAAATATAACCCAAGCCTCAAAGCACATTTATATGGAGTTCTTCTATTTGGTGGAGATTGATTACTCAATGATCTCCACCTGCCAAGAGGTGGAGTTGGTAAGAGCTAGAAAGAAGTGAGATCCTGgtcttctggcttccaacttcaagaGAGAAAAGTCATGCCGTTCCAGACGGTCTTCAAGTCGCTGAAGAGAGAAAGACCTGGGAAGACCTTCTTCTGAGAAACTGACATACAGAGAAGCCAGCATTTCAATTGTGCCCCTATTCCTGGTTTACAACATTAGGAACTTTGGGAAATTTCTCCTTGGATGGAGATCTGAGACTCTCTCTTAGCTGAGGTGAATTATCTCACTCCCAAAGACAGAGCCCATTGTATCTGTGTATTGTCTGGTATGTAATCTCATATATAGAATTTCTGATTACTATCTTTTGATTAAATGGCTTTATCTGCTGTTTACTGTGTGTGTTCATTGTTTAAGTGGCATCtgatagaaagaagaaagggtcCTTGGATAGCTTATAGCACTCCTTTCCCATTGAGAGACAGAGATCAGGAGCACAACTTGAACCTAAACATTATTttcccctagactaacaatatttaaaagAGCAGATGGATATAATTATAGCCTAGTactttctctcttgtttttttttaatttaattttgctaTTACTATAGATATCAGTTTTGGCAGTGAGCATATTAATTTATTAGTATtatatcagtaaaggattgaccatgtttCTCCTTAaattctcatggtctcaggccaagtggtagagaaagcagagagagcTTCAACATGCCAATTAGCACAAATAGGAGAAAagttccaaaagacccatgctgtcctaaaagagagcaagagatcctcttccatcttccATAGGGGCGGGTCATTGTACATTGATAGAAGCCAATTGGTCAGCttgattcaattccattggttgtcatgatttgaaggtggtccacattaaaatgaactctacagatgatgCCATGAAAAGGAATGCAAAAAACCCTCATGGTAATTGCTCAagacaaagtccattatctaggtgtaattttttttttttttttagtgaggcaattggggttaagtgacttgcccagggtcacacagctagtaagtgttaagtgtctgaggccagatttgaacttaggttctcctgactccagggccggtactctatccactgggccatctagctgccctctaggtGTAATTTAATCCCATGAGTCCTTCACTGATCTATACAAAAAAATCTGTCTCCATTTTTtggttcccttgggtttgtcccagatgagatttgataaagtttttcaaggagaactcAACTTTCTGGAGcggagggagagaaaggattgacaaagtgatctctgggtcttcccaagaaatccattattaattattttctcacataccctgtctctctgtgtctctatctttctctgtctttgtctctctctgtctctgtttctgtctctctgtatctctatctctgtctctgtctctctatgtatctctatctctccatgtctatctctgtctctctgtctctgtctctctgtttctccatctctgtctatttctctgtctctgtctctgtctctgtctctctctctctctctctgtctctctcatgaaCAAACATAGAGGCCAGACTCtggccccaacctcctgcttcccccCTTGGCAGAAAATAAAGTCTCAATTGGGGAAAGgttggggatgggagtggggatgggAAGAGACTCTAGGATTatcttttcttgactccaggcaagCTACATCTACACTCGTGATCATGCATAACCTTCATGGACAAAAAGACAGTGCACCTGCACAGATTGAAAATGAacatccttggggcagctaggtggcgcattggataaagcaccggcattggattcaggaggacctgagtttgaatctggcctcagacacttgacacttactagctgtgtgaccctgggcaagtcacttaaccctcattgccccacaaaaagaagaaataaaagaaaattttttaaaaaagaagaaaattaacatccttggggcagctaggtacagcagtggataaagcactggccctggattcaggagtacctgagttcaaatcaggcctcagacacttgacactagctgtgtgaccctgagaaagtcacttaacccccattgccccgcaaaaaaaaaaaacaaaaacaaaacaaaaaaaaaagcatttactatataccaggcactaaaTTATGAAgctacaaagagaagcaaaaagactgtccttgtcctcaaaagcttacattctaatgtggaagAAACACGTAAATAACTATTTTCATATAAGATATATCCTAAGTAAATGAAAGGAAATCTCAAAGGGAAAATGCCAACAGTGTTGGGGAGGAGTCACCAAGAAAGGAAGGGGATTAGTACAAGCATGGTAGACGGCCAAGAGTGGGGAGGCACAAAGACAGAACAGTAAGTATGCCAATGGAACTGATTGTGGGGTATGCGGAGGGGAGCTTTGtaaggaagctggaaaggtaggaaggggccagtttTCGAAGGGCTCTCAAGGTCAGATAGAAGAGATTATGTTTGATCCTGGGTGATAGGGACTTGGCTGAGTAATGGGAGAGGGTGATGTAATCAGGCCTACACTTTAAAAACATCACCTCCGCAGCTgaggggaggatggattggagtggaaagagattCAAGGAAGCAAGTCCAATTACAAGGCTATTGTGATCATGAAGGCATGAGATGAGTTTAAATTTAgtttcaggggcagttaggtagcacagtggataaagcactggccctggattcaggagaacctaagttcaaatccagcctcagacacttgacacttactagttgtgtgaccctgggcaagtcacttaaccctcattgccttgcaaaaaaaaaaatttagtttcaGAAGTTGTTCCCAGACACAGATCATTAGAGCATCTGTGAAAGTCATGTattgctcaaaaaaaaagaaagaaaagaaaaagtggggcagctaggtggcacagtggatagagcaccggccctggagtcaggagtacctaagttcaaatctggcctcagacacttgacacttactagctgtgtgaccctgggcaagtcacttaaccctcattgccttgcaaaaaaaaaaatttagtttcaGAAGTTGTTCCCAGACACAGATCATTAGAGCATCTGTGAAAGTCATGTattgctcaaaaaaaaagaaagaaaagaaaaagtggggcagctaggtggcacagtggatagagcaccggccctggagtcaggagtacctaagttcaaatctggcctcagacacttgacacttactagctgtgtgaccctgggcaagtcacttaaccccaattgcctcaaaaaaaagaaagtcatgtactgaaaatgaaacaaattcatGGTTTCATGTACTAGCCTACTTATCTGTTCTCCTTGATATTTGAaaaagcttttttccccccttctcatatttgttaagttcagaaagaaaaaaaatatattatcatgGGAAGCAGCCTAGCATAGAAGAAAGAACTTACAAttaaagacctgaattctaatcctgttTCCGCCACTAATGTAGTTGTATGATTTTGATAGTcatgggcctccatttcctcttctgcaaaatgaaagcTTTGGCCTAGATGACATCTAAGTTCTTTGCAGCTGTGACAAAgctatgaaaaggaaagaaaaagcagcATGGTACACTGATCAACTaggattgacttagctcttctcaacaacgcagtgatccaagacgatcccaaaagactcatgatggaaaatgatctccacatccagaggaagaactgtgaagtctggatgcagatcaaagcgtactattttcactttgtttttgttttttcttcctcgtggtttttccattttgttctgattttcccTACgtaacataactaatatggaaatatgtttaacatgattattcATGTTtcatctatatcagattgcttgctgtcttgaggaggggaaagggaagggagggagggagggagaaaaatgtggaactcaaaatcttaccaaaatgattgttgaaaactatcttcacgtgattggggaaaaaatactattaggtgggagtggaaaaagaaaaatcattttaaggaaaaattcttAGTAGCATTTCCTAGAAGTATTAATAcaggagaatgaaagaaagaaaagaatttttatgtCAACTATTCATATGATAatgttgtttttcctattttcctattgTGTTTCTTCTTCTATTTCAAGCTGttttaagatgaaattaaatgacAGGCCCCTCTTTTCTGATCACCACTGTTAATTTGAAGCTTTGATTCCTCCAGCTGAGCTAAGAAATCAGAATTGACAACACCAGTTCCATTTCTGAACTGTTTTTACCCAAAAGGCTATTACAAACAATCCAAATGCCAACACACATTAGACCATTTATTTGATTCTGAAACCCCAAATGAGGAGTCCTTACAGTATATTAGAGCACATTTATCATCTTCAAGTTAATAGACCCCAACTCTTCAATTCTTAAAAttcttgggtttaaatcttgttttcatttttaaaatttggcagTAACTCtaggggcaaggaaggaaaaagaaggaagaaaagagagagaaagaaagaaagggagagagaaagaaagaaaaatgttctccatTAAGCATGTTAAATGAAAGCACTAAGTGCAGAGTCTCTAATGAGAACCCCTACATCCATAATTACAATCATATTACAGAGAGCCCTGGATTTaaatcttgtgtgaccttgggcaagtcacttaactttgctgggccttggttttctcatttgtaagatgaaggggGTTGGACAAAAAAAGCTTCCGAGATCCCCTCCAGCCTATGAAATGAGCAATTATAGATCGATAGATTTGGAAGATGTCTATGAGGTCCTCCACTTTTAAATCATTGTTTCAGAGATGATAAAATTGAAACTCTTTAGTTGCTTGTTGTTTAATTCATCCATTTATAGCCATTGGAATGATCCTTGAAAGGAAGAGTGAGAAGCAAGTTTCACAACCTTTTCTAGTAGCAAAGGGCATTCATAGTAGAAGTTCACATGTTTTCAGGAATTTGCAGTTTATAAAGTTGATTCTTCACACCAACCCAAGAAAGTAGATCTCACAggcattattatacccattttacaaatgagaacagtGAGGCTGACACGTTAAATAATAACACTATACTGgcagcagctgggtggcgcagtggatagagcaccagcccagaattccagaggacctgagttcaaatccagcctcagccacttgacatttactagctgtgtgaccctgggcaagtcacttaatcctcactgccctgcaaaaaaaataataaattgttaagggctaaaattctagctaaactgtctaaaatatctaatgagtggtcgccaataaattataagctttagcaagagttagacttttaagcatttattaaggagaataagagtttggtaaagagagagagaaaggcctagattcctctatctattaaagggagagcacatttctagctcccctctccaccagcgtcctcaggaaaagagcctcagtctcttccttcctcctcccactagcccgcatcacttcctgacaacaaagaaaagactcctggtcttgccctcaaagaccttcgcttcatgggcggaactcttctacagtaagtctccagcaggtggcgttattccaatcattacaaaatgaacaaataaatgaataaataaaaacaatatactTCCTCACAAAATGCCCATGAGGTGAGTATCAGGGAAATTATTACtaagagaagcaaagaaataagTAAGGAGAGAGCACCTGGTTGGTCTTAAATCCAAGATGAACTACATCCTCAGGTACTAGACAGGTCTCAGATCTAATTTCTAGGCCATTATCAGTACTATTTGAAAGATCATATAAATTAGGAAAGATGACACAAGATTGGAGATGGGCAAATTGTCttgatttttataaaagaaaagagaatggagtATTTAAACTATAGGCCAATGAGCTTGACTTCACTTCCTGGGAAACTGGGTCACTAAAGGGATGGTaaatgaacatctagaaaaggaaatctaTGATTACAAAGAGAGACAATGTGACCATCAAAAACTGGtcatggtacacagtaacagcaatattgtttgatgaagaactgtgaatgacttaactattatcagcaataccaattcccaaaggactaatgatgaagcatactattctcctccaaagaaagaactgatattgattgaacacagactaacgaatgctatttttcactttcatttttttcttttgttcaagttttgttatacaaaatgactaatatggtaatgttttacatgattgcacatgtataatttatctgattgcttgccactaggtgggggatggggaggaaggaaggaaggaagtatagaatttggaactcaaaactttaaataaaaatgtttattattttaatttcttttttttttttgaggcaatgggggttaagtgacttgcccagggtcacacagctagtaagtgtcaagtgtctgagacaggatttgaactcaggtactcctgactccagggccggtgctctatccactgtgccacctagctgccccttaaatatttattatttaaaaaaaaaaaaaaggagagggggaagctaagtggcgcagtggataaagtgtatGGCTCCTAGattcaggttcaaatctggcctcagacacttgacacttactagctgtgtgaccctgggcaagtcacttaaccctcattgccccgcaaaaaaacaaa
This window contains:
- the CMKLR2 gene encoding G-protein coupled receptor 1 → MEESGYFFDEFDNYTYSFYPIEYSQEDLELEEKVHLGAVQWVSLALYGLAFVLGVPGNAIVIWFTGFKWGKTVTTLWFLNLAIADFIFVLFLPLYMSYVAMNFHWPFGTWLCKVNSFIALLNMFASVFFLTVISLDRYIHLIHPVFSQRYRTLKNALFVIGIVWLMAFMVGGPALYFRETLDLNNHTICFNNFHQNDTSVILMRHHVLTWMKFIFGYLLPLLTMIICYSLLVLQVKRRATLTSSKYFWTILAVLLAFVICWTPFHLFSIWELSIHHSNHFHHVLQAGLPLSTGLAFFNSCLNPLLYVLISKKFQVGFRTSVAELLKHTLRDVSWSGTMSEQLKHSEAKNLCLLEMAQ